The proteins below are encoded in one region of Salvelinus namaycush isolate Seneca chromosome 39, SaNama_1.0, whole genome shotgun sequence:
- the LOC120032657 gene encoding uncharacterized protein LOC120032657, translating into MYPIDPERHSQRREYGEPERCSQRREYEEPERCSQRREYEEPERYSRRREYGEPETYSRRREYEEPERYSRRREYEEPETYSRRREYGEPERCSQRREYGEPERCSQRVEYGEPERYSRRKEYGEPETCSQRVEYGEPERYSRRKEYGEPERYSRRKEYGEPERYSRRKEYGEPSSGQWNDSLKRDNAQAMAREPYSEYSSMRRTREGWEEYGSSYQRKHIMDPSSRDWSEGSLRGSGAPFSPDTDGDVDGDPLELSVEDLEVIEEKRACKKAVLAMPKVKRGVKDMPKAQTAYATAKDMSKQRKANNTTFNSNVADQSSRICQPLKRRVLDILSKDTPAKLKKQNKMRALELMISAPLENEEARPLRLKVKALMNQRRSPNNEVVPNDKRHNQRPVHSLRTQEQDIAATGFQRFLNVLNEGVDINKLSKIVNNKNGLLIVGEKLPQVWPTLPEGHVDSSSRSKSSPVEEKKKVRLEDEQRYEQMQTLLEIVGLDLGVEELGQLTDRTNDRLYGKMGDLKRKFKNEKRKEKKESEPSFKHLSTSSLPSDSASPSPLLNQHSNMTVEYSSSSNRVWDIERHRDRSERDWHRHSGTRDKDRGKEEDIVRKIERSERDGERDGHRHSSTRDQDREGDKDRVRKGDSPAREKYGRRCSRTREGPSQRKGQI; encoded by the exons ATGTACCCCATAGATCCAGAGAGGCACAGTCAACGGAGGGAGTATGGAGAACCAGAGAGATGCAGTCAGCGGAGGGAGTATGAAGAACCAGAGAGATGCAGTCAGCGGAGGGAGTATGAAGAACCAGAGAGGTACAGTCGGCGGAGGGAGTATGGAGAACCAGAGACATACAGTCGGCGGAGGGAGTATGAAGAACCAGAGAGGTACAGTCGGCGGAGGGAGTATGAAGAACCAGAGACATACAGTCGGCGGAGGGAGTATGGAGAACCAGAGAGATGCAGTCAGCGGAGGGAGTATGGAGAACCAGAGAGATGCAGTCAGCGGGTGGAGTATGGAGAACCAGAGAGGTACAGTCGGCGGAAGGAGTATGGAGAACCAGAGACATGCAGTCAGCGGGTGGAGTATGGAGAACCAGAGAGGTACAGTCGGCGGAAGGAGTATGGAGAACCAGAGAGGTACAGTCGGCGGAAGGAGTACGGAGAACCAGAGAGGTACAGTCGGCGGAAGGAGTACGGAGAACCGAGCTCAGGACAATGGAACGATAGCCTTAAGAGAGACAACGCCCAGGCTATGGCCAGAGAGCCCTACAGTGAATACTCCAGCATGAGGAGGACTAGAGAAGGTTGGGAGGAGTATGGTAGCTCATATCAGAGGAAGCACATCATGGACCCGTCGTCCAGAGACTGGAGCGAAGGCTCATTGAGGGGTAGCGGTGCTCCCTTCTCCCCAGACACAGATGGGGACGTTGATGGAGATCCTCTGGAGCTCAGTGTGGAGGACCTAGAGGtcatagaggagaagagagcttGCAAGAAAGCTGTTCTTGCTATGCCAAAGGTTAAACGCGGAGTTAAGGACATGCCTAAAGCACAGACTGCATATGCAACAGCGAAGGACATGTCTAAACAGAGGAAGGCGAACAATACAACATTTAACAGTAATGTCGCGGACCAGTCCTCACGCATATGCCAACCTCTTAAACGGAGGGTGCTGGACATTCTGAGTAAG GATACCCCTGCCAAGCTGAAGAAACAAAACAAGATGCGAGCATTGGAGCTGATGATTAGCGCTCCCCTAGAAAATGAAGAGGCCCGTCCTCTGAGACTGAAAGTGAAGGCTTTAATGAACCAGCGACGCTCTCCCAACAATGAG GTGGTCCCGAATGATAAACGGCACAATCAGAGGCCAGTTCATTCACTCAGGACACAGGAGCAAGACATAGCAGCCACAGGCTTCCAGCGCTTCCTCAATGTCCTCAATGAAGGGGTGGACATCAACAAGCTCTCAAAGATCGTCAACAACAAAAATGGGTTACTCATTGTGGGCGAGAAGCTACCACAAGTTTGGCCGACTCTGCCCGAGGGTCATGTTGACTCCAGCAGTAGATCCAAGTCTTCTCCAGttgaggagaagaagaaggtgaGGCTTGAGGATGAGCAGCGGTACGAGCAGATGCAGACCCTGCTGGAGATCGTTGGGCTGGACTTGGGGGTTGAGGAGTTGGGTcagctgacagacaggaccaaTGATAGGCTGTATGGGAAGATGGGAGACTTGAAAAGGAAGTTCAAGaatgagaagagaaaagagaaaaaggAGAGCGAGCCCTCATTTAAACATCTCAGTACTTCCTCATTACCATCAGACAGCGCCAGCCCTAGCCCCCTTCTAAACCAGCACTCAAACATGACCGTTGAATACAGCAGCTCTAGTAACAGGGTATGGGACatagagagacacagggacagaTCTGAGAGGGACTGGCACCGACACTCTGGTACCAGAGACAAGGACAGAGGGAAGGAAGAGGATATAGTCAGAAAAATTGAGAGAtctgaaagagatggagagagagatgggcacaGACACTCTAGTACTAGAGaccaggacagagagggagacaaggACAGAGTCAGAAAAGGGGACAGTCCTGCGAGAGAGAAATACGGGCGAAGATGCTCTCGTACCAGAGAAGGGCCGAGTCAGAGAAAGGGACAGATCTGA